From a region of the Cyprinus carpio isolate SPL01 chromosome B21, ASM1834038v1, whole genome shotgun sequence genome:
- the LOC109045450 gene encoding janus kinase and microtubule-interacting protein 2-like: MAKKGRAKGEKPEAIISALQAANEELRSKLTDIQIELHQEKCKVTKLEREKVQEGKRIREQEQHRHTAALTEQRARWHEEKLKELAALRESLTRQHEQELARTAKIKEGEIQRLRTALSALGSGSGEKVRTALTLEAREEARRFFDQERVKLLQEIAELKSSKRQTDEALNTMILADKMKAGDLRTEHQAHQEQISKIKWDCERDIRRLVDEIKAKDRTIFSLEKELETATGFMQKLQLQKDALDEQLFLVKEAECNLGSPKREIPGRAGDGAEHCGSPDMRRNQKRMSELKATIRKLEDRNSILVDERNELLKRVRETEKQCKPLLDKNKLLNRKNDELSHSLQRMEDKLKSITKENLEMKEKITSHPPLKKLKSLNDLDQATDDQEIEFLKLQVLEQQSMIDELTRDREKLLRKKRHKRSRPIKRHIVVDTFYGYDEESMDSETSSVASLRMDRTPATPDEDLDESLAAEESELRFKHLTREYQALQRAYAILQEQKGGVLDAEMEAKGHEQLQADAQRYKAKIEDLEKELALKGQDSRWVEEKQLFLRRNQELLEKVEKLENENGKLQQELQDSKDQNELLEFRILELEERERRSPPFNLQIHPFSEGVSALQIYCIKEGVKDVCIPDLIKLLDILGDNGNLRNEEQVAIIQASTVLSLAEKWIQQIEGTEAALHQKMMDLELEMEMFCKQKGYLEEELDYRKQALDQAYMQIQELEATLYNALQQDKVIKYGEPLDELQKDELRTAVEKLRRQMLRKSREYDCQVLQERMELLHQAHQRIRDLEDKTDIQKRQIKDLEEKFLFLFLFFSLAFILWP, translated from the exons ATGGCAAAGAAAGGCCGCGCCAAGGGCGAGAAGCCTGAAGCGATCATCTCTGCCTTACAGGCAGCCAATGAAGAGCTCAGGTCCAAATTAACTGATATTCAAATTGAACTGCATCAAGAAAAATGCAAG GTGACCAAGTTGGAGCGAGAAAAGGTGCAGGAAGGCAAGCGCATTCGCGAACAGGAGCAGCATCGGCATACTGCGGCGCTGACGGAGCAGCGGGCTCGCTGGCACGAGGAGAAGTTAAAGGAACTCGCAGCTCTGCGGGAATCACTGACGCGGCAGCACGAGCAGGAGTTAGCGCGTACCGCTAAGATTAAAGAAGGCGAGATCCAGCGTCTGCGGACTGCGCTCAGTGCACTTGGCAGCGGCAGCGGCGAGAAAGTGCGCACTGCGCTGACGCTCGAGGCCCGAGAGGAAGCCCGCCGCTTCTTCGACCAGGAGCGCGTCAAGCTGCTGCAGGAAATAGCGGAGCTAAAATCCTCCAAACGCCAGACGGATGAAGCACTGAATACTATGATCTTAGCCGACAAGATGAAGGCTGGTGACCTGCGCACTGAACATCAAGCGCACCAGGAGCAAATTTCCAAGATCAAGTGGGACTGTGAGCGAGATATTCGTCGACTG GTGGATGAGATCAAGGCGAAGGACCGGACGATCTTCTCGCTGGAGAAAGAGCTGGAAACAGCCACAGGCTTCATGCAGAAGTTGCAGCTACAGAAGGATGCACTTGATGAGCAGCTTTTTTTGGTAAAAGAGGCAGAGTGCAACCTGGGAAGCCCCAAAAGAGAGATCCCCGGCCGTGCTGGAGACGGAGCAGAGCATTGTGGGAGTCCG GACATGAGAAGGAACCAGAAACGCATGAGTGAACTCAAAGCCACCATTCGTAAGCTGGAGGACCGCAATTCAATCTTAGTGGATGAAAGAAACGAGCTG TTGAAGCGTGTTCGAGAAACGGAGAAACAGTGCAAGCCCTTACTGGACaagaacaaattattaaataggaaaaatgaTGAACTCAGCCATTCCCTTCAGAGGATGGAGGATAAACTTAAATCCATTACCAAGGAGAACCTGGAGATG AAGGAAAAGATTACCTCCCATCCTCCACTGAAGAAACTCAAGTCTCTGAATGATCTGGATCAGGCCACCGACGATCAAGAGATTGAGTTCCTCAAGCTGCAGGTCCTCGAGCAGCAGAGCATGATCGATGAGCTGACACGA GATAGAGAAAAACTCTTGAGAAAGAAGAGGCATAAACGAAGCAGACCTATAAAG AGGCATATCGTTGTAGACACGTTCTATGGGTATGATGAAGAGTCTATGGATTCGGAAACTTCCTCGGTGGCTTCCCTGCGCATGGACCGAACCCCGGCTACACCAGACGAAGATTTAGACGAG AGTTTGGCGGCTGAAGAGTCTGAATTGCGCTTTAAGCATTTGACACGGGAATATCAGGCTCTTCAGAGAGCTTATGCCATCCTACAGGAGCAGAAAGGAGGGGTGCTGGACGCTGAAATGGAGGCTAAG GGTCATGAGCAGCTCCAGGCAGACGCTCAAAGGTATAAAGCTAAAATCGAAGACCTGGAAAAGGAGCTCGCTTTAAAAGGACAG GACTCCAGATGGGTGGAAGAGAAGCAGCTGTTCCTCAGGCGCAATCAGGAGCTGCTGGAGAAG GTTGAAAAGCTGGAGAATGAAAACGGAAAGCTGCAGCAGGAACTACAGGACTCTAAAGATCAGAATGAACTCCTGGAGTTTCGCATACTTGAGCTCGAG GAGCGTGAGAGGAGATCGCCTCCGTTTAACCTTCAAATCCATCCGTTCTCTGAGGGAGTGAGCGCGCTGCAGATCTACTGTATAAAGGAGGGCGTGAAG GACGTGTGTATACCAGACCTCATCAAGCTGCTGGATATACTCGGGGATAACGGG AACCTGAGGAATGAGGAGCAGGTGGCCATCATTCAAGCCAGTACTGTGCTGTCGCTCGCTGAGAAG TGGATCCAGCAGATTGAAGGCACAGAAGCAGCTCTGCATCAGAAGATGATGGACCTGGAGCTCGAGATG GAGATGTTCTGCAAACAGAAGGGTTATCTGGAGGAAGAGCTGGACTACAGGAAGCAGGCGCTGGATCAGGcctatatg caaATCCAGGAGCTGGAGGCGACTCTGTACAACGCACTGCAGCAGGATAAAGTCATCAAATACGGAGAACCTCTGGACGAGCTGCAGAAGGACGAGTTACGCACAGCTGTGGAGAAACTGCGCAGACAGATGCTGCGGAAGAGCCGAGAGTATGACTGTCAGGTGCTGCAGGAGAGGATGGAGCTGCTCCATCAGGCCCATCAG AGGATCAGAGACCTGGAGGACAAGACTGACATTCAGAAGAGACAGATTAAAGATCTAGAGGAGAAG tttttatttctctttctattCTTCTCTCTTGCCTTCATTCTTTGGCCTTGA